AGGGGATGCAGGCTCCCTCGCATCCCCTTTTCTGCAGGCTGCTGGCCCCTGGCAGTCCTGCTGGCTCCTGGCAGAATCCTACTGCCCCGCCTTTGTTGAATGACTGGGAGGCACTCGACAGGCAGCTTCTTCTGTGTCTCTTTAATACCCTCCAGGCCCGTCAAACCCTccactccccctccctcccctcccgccGCCTTTAAGGGTgggccccctcccccagctcaaGGACTAAGGCACCAGGTGGCTGCAGCAGGCCGGCCCGGACACAGAGACGCACAGGTTGGGGACGCTGACTGCAGACGCGGACGAGCAGGGCGGGCGCGGGAGGCAGGGTTCAGGCCGCCGCGGGGCTCCCCCAGCCTCTGGGCCCGTCCTGGGGGGCGTGGAAGGCGCAGACAGCCCCCGAAGGGAGCCAGTCGGGAGGAAGTGGGGAGCCACGGCTGGACTGCATCCTCACTTGCCGCCCTTGCGGGACAGACACCGCGGGAGGCAAGAGAAAGTCTGCTTGACGCGCGCCAGCAGCGGCAGCGGCCGGTGGGCTTCCCGGGGCGTGCGCGGCACCAGGCGCTGCAGGGTTCCCTCGGAGGCTGCTGAGTGCGGCCCGGCGGAGGAGGCCGAGGTCGCGGAGCCCTGCCGGCAGCGCTTGCACAGCGGCAGCAGCGCGCGCAACTCCTCCTCGTCGCGGAAGGGGCTCTCGCCGAAGCGCTCCTCCAGCTGCCGGCGAAGCTGGGGTGGGCGGGTGAGGTGGGCGGGGTCAAGGCCGGCCGCGGGGCGGGGTCAAGGCAGCCGGCCCCGCCCCCACCCTCCCAACCTTCGCCCTTCTCCGAGCGTCCCACACCTCGCTGAGCCCCTCCCTTCCTGAGCGTCTTCTTTGCCTCCCTTCTCCGGGGTTTCCATCCCCTCACTGAGTCCCTCTTCCCTTCTAGGAGGCCCTTCCCTCTCCCTGACCCCTCTTCCCCCTTTGACACTCCAGCTTCCAGACCTGCTAAAGTGACCCCCAGGCGCCCAGCGGGGATCACTCCTCCCGCTTTGCACTTCTGGGTAACTCCTCCCACTTTGCACCTCTGTGCTCACAACCCCATTTCCACAGATTTCTTCCTTGCCCGACTCTTTCCCAACGCCGTGCTGCAGATGAGCCTCTGGGTACCGCCCTCAGCCTGCTGAGAGCCCTCCCCCTCTCATCCTTTGTTCCCAGGGAGGCTTAGTTCCTGACATTTCTACGTAGCATCTGCCCAAGAGGTATAAGAGGGAAACTGCTGTGGTCTCATCAAGGACAGAGGGATGGAGTAGGACATGGACAATTCTCCCCGATGGGGTCAAACACTCAAATCCTTCAGGTTCCAGCCAGGTAGGGCAGGCAGTGGGGAGGGCTGGAAGACCTGGTCAAATGGAAGGGCCCGCACTGATCTAAAGGCATTCAAATtctaaattgaaaaagaaaacacctggCTGTCTAACAAAATACACCTAGGAGCTGGATTAGCTCaaaggccatgagtttgagaccgtAGAAAAATCCGGGTCTGAGGCACAGGCTAAAAATGTTCCAATCAGTGATCATTTCGAGTGGGAAGAAGGATCTCCCACCCCTGGCCCAACCCAGCCCTTGACCCCATCCCTACCTTCCGGGAACTGGCCCAGCCAAACTCTTCAAGCTGCTGCCTAAAGCCTGGGTTGGGGTTGGCGATGGGCCTGGTGGCCTTGATGGCTTCAAGCACGTCCCGCCAGCCTAGCCCCGTCACAGTCATCACATACGCTGTCACAATCGTGGTGCTGCGAGAGATGCCTGCAAAGCTGGGATCCCCAACAACCCCTCAGGCTTCAAGTAAGATCCAATGTCCTCCGTGCCCCCCAggcaccccaccctgcttcaacTCCCCCACCCTTGCCTCCTGAGCTCCAACCATAAGGGACCCGTCAGGACTTGCCATcccacctccaggcctttgccatgctgttccctctgtctaGAGCATCCCCTGGGTTCTCCCACATCAAAAGCCTGAGTGAAACACCATGCATTCAGTCAATAAATATGTCCTGAGCATCTGTTCTTTTTCAGGCACTGGGGATGTAGCGGGTATAAAACAGGCATGGTCTTTGCTGTCCTGGAGCTTACAGTATGGCTGGGGGGGACAGACGTTGATCAGATAATCAATTCCAGGTGGTGATAATAGCTTTGAGGATGAGTCTAGGGGCTAGGAGATCCACATAGGAAGAGGCATTAATCTATAGGTGGGGTGGGGTAAGGGAAGGGGTTCCCAAGGAATAGACATCAATGAAATTTGAAGGATGGATAAGGGTTAGTCAGGAACCTTCTGGGCAGTGTGTACAAAGACCATGAGGCATAAGCCTCGTAGATTTGGAGGATGGGGAGGAGGTTAGTACAGctggaaaggggaaggagggagagggtgggAAATGAGGCTTGGGAAACCGGCCTCCTTGCTGGGCCTCCAGCAGAGCCAGCTTGAGCCTGGATAGGATGGGCCCTCAGTGAGAAGTTAAGGAATGAATGACATCAACTGAGCGAGGGGCAACTGGGAAGACCCAGAATTCCTGTCTCCCAGCTCGGGGTTCCCCACTGCCCTGCACCATCACCTCCAAGTcctggaggggaggagggaggcccaGAACTACTGGAGGGTGACGAGCTACCTCCATGACCTCACCTATCCCTCCCAACAGTCCCATCAGGTCAGCTTTCTTttcccccttttacagatgaagacattgaGTCTCAGAGAGAAACAGCTACTTGGCTATGGCCACACAGCTCATAAGGAATAGAGTCCCGGGTTGGCCTCTCTCCAGTGAATGGTGGGCCCTCAGGCACTGTGACAGGCTGGAGAAGATCCCTCACAGGTCCAACCTTGCCACAGGGAGAGTGTGTGTTCAGCAGAGGGCACAGccacttccttcctcccccacctTATCCCCCTCCGCTTAACTCACCAGTGCACAAGGCAGTTCCCCCCATTAAGGCGGCAGCAGTGGATGAAGTTGATACATTCTTTGAAGTGCTTTTTGCTAGAGGAGAAAGCAATAGGGTAGGGAGCACTGCAGGGCAGACCTCTCGGAAGTTGTTCCGCCCCCACCCCAATTACAGGATAGCAAGGGACATAGAGCCCTGGGGTCCCCAGGTCAGCCAGCACATGCAGTGAATATGGGCCAGTACTTAGTATGAGCTGGAGGTGTGTTTGTGTGAAGCAAGAATGGTGGCATTTCAGGCAGTGAGAGAGACCAGTCAGGGCAAATCTCACCATCTAGGCAGGAGCACTCCTCCTGTGGACCCTGTTTTCATGTTGGGTTTATTGTGGCCTTTCAGAGAAATGGGTGGGAGGAAACACAGGGGTCCCACTCCTCTGGGGTCTGCAATCAGAGCACCTGGGCACAATGATGGGCAGCAGCAGGCTGGGAGCAAGATTCCCAAGAGGCAGCACTGTCTGCTTGGCTTCATCCCAAGCGGGGAGGCACTACTGCTGATGCCACAAACAAAAATCCCGTTTTCTGAGCTCAGTTATACTCCAGGCCCTATCCTAGATCCTTGACCTGTGTCATCTGATCTTCGAAAGCCTCCTTGACTCTGATCATGCACTCCTGATTTACAGGTGAGGCCCAGAGCGGGGAAgtgatttgttcaaggtcacacagcaagtaaatgGCAAAGCCTGACTGGAACTCAGATGTCTTAACCCCAAGGCCAGGAACAGGCTGAATGTGACCCTTTCAAATCAGCTGGTGTAGCTGGTCCCAAGGTACAGagtgtccttttcccatttcatAGCTGATGAGACTGAGGCTCGGGGAGGTGGAGAGTCTTGGCCAAGGGCCTATCACAAGGGCATGGTTGAGACAGAGTCAAACCTGGGACTGGTTGAGTTGAACACCTGTGATAGCTCTCTGGCCTGAGTACTTTGTCCTCCTTCaaaccccctccccctcccccaccatagAAGGCAGCTGTCTGTCCATCTATGGGTCCATCCCGGGGAACTTACATGGGTACCTCAGGGGTATCAGCCACCGGGATGCGAAGGTAGGTGATATCCTACAAGTACAAAATACACTTAGGCAGGGGACCTTGGCTGCAACCCTCCCTGATGCTGGTCTAAGCTGCCCAGGCAGGGCATAACCCCGGCCCAGTTCCTGCCCCTCTCTGGCCCACTGTGGTCCTCTCTGTCCAAAGAAAGTAATTGTCATCTCTGAGGCCTCCTAGCTGTGACCACTTGTGATTCCTGAACCTTCTAAGCAGATGGTGTCTCCTAACCCCATCAGCGACGTGGGCATGATGTCACCTATCCCTCCCAACAGGGACCCAGGAACCTTTATCAAGTAGCCAGGAAAGGGCTACTTAAAGGGACTCCACTCCAAATGGGAATTACAAAATTACATCATAAAAAAGGTAAAGCAGATTTGATTAtcttgaaaagaaacaaaaatcacgAAAACAAGTATACATTTCAGGAATCATGGTTATAAAATGATGTGCTAATTATGAGAATAATCAAGGAATAAATTGTCAGGAATTTTTTCCAACGAACTTGCTGTGATGTCCTTTGTTTCCTGATTAGCCACACAATATCATGAAGATTATTTTTGCCCGCCTCCTGAGGACCTCCTTGCTTTTCTCAAGAAACtgtcttaacatttttatattcaaaTGGCTCTTTTCAGGGGCCAGGCCCATCACTGGCAGTAACTAAGGGACCACCAGCCAGGTTCTCATTTGTCCATGCCTTTGTGTGAGATTCCAGCCCTTCTCTCACTCACATTCCCCAAGGTCATGACATCCTGCATCTTTGGCAAGATTTGCAATTTCATTTTGCAACACATTTGGCCTTGGGTTTGTGTGGTACTATCAAACCCTGCCTGGTAAATTTGCTGATGGAGGGGGGAAGGAGAGATGCTTGGGAGAAGCAGGAAGGGCCGTAGGAGCAGAGACTCATTGTGTAGGCTGTCATTTCATTAGTAAATACACTCATGACTTGACAACCTTCCCCGTGCACTCTAGTGACTGTTTACTCCAAATACTCCCAAACGAGGCTGCCCTATGAGGCAAAATAAGACTGCAATGGCCTGGAAATTTCTTCTCTGAATGACATTGAAAATCATAGATTATTAGAGGTTGCTGTTAGAGAATATCAAATCTGAcatatgggaaaactgaggcctagagaaggGAAGGACCttggccaagatcacacagcaagtcTATGGCAGAACCGGGTCTTCATTTCAGATCTCCAGGACCTTTTCCCGCCCATGGTTCTTTCTCTCCAGTGGATGATACAGACTCTAATAGATAAGGAGGAAGAGGCTCTGTTTATGGGATAAGAATATGATTAAATTTGTTATAGTATCAGTTGTGATTTGTTGAGCATCTATTTATGTGGTTCCCAACCACTCAGTGAAGTGGGTACTGTTATaaagttcccattttacagatcaggcaactgaggctcagagggggcAAAGTCCTGTCCCCAATGTCATAGAGCGAATAAACAGTGAAGATGTTCCTGACATAAGCATGTGTAGTCTGGATTTATTACTTTCCTCTGCTGGGTCCTAACACCCTCATGCCCCTTTCCCAGGACTTGATAATACCAGCACCAACCGCTCTAGAGGGGACCATGCTTTACAGTGTGCAAAGCATCTTCACCATCCTGCAGtccctttgcatcctcacagcagcctcctgGGGGCAGACAGAGCTGAGGGATCAAAGCCCTAGAGAGGTGAAGTCACAGTCCAAGGTTGCATAGCAAGATACAGAGCCCAGAGTCATCCATTTGGATTCATCCATCCAGTTGGGTCATGGGAAGCCCATATGGGGGCCATTTTAAGGTTCAGTGTGAGACTTCTGGTGCTAGATGGCCTGTGTTCATACCCCAACTCCTCAGCTTCCTGGATATGTGACCTCAGGTGAGTTAattgacctctctgggcctcagctgccaAATAGGGATGATAATGTAAAATGGCCCAGTGGTGGAGACCAAATGAGTTAACATGAGTCAAGAAGGAAGCATagcacctagcacatagtagatatttgatAAACGGGTCTGCACCCTCCCACCCCCGCATAGCCCTGGGATGGGGGTAAGAAGTACCTGCAGCAGAGGCTGGGGTGACTCATGGATAGAGATGATGTGTGTGATCTTATTTCGGCCCAGCTGATCCAGGTCTTTGGCATCTGAAAGAAACAGGATGCTTGAGCCAATCTGGCTGGCGTGACTTATCTGTCCCTGATGGCCAAGTGCGGAGGGAGCTCACTGCCTGCCCAGCTCTCCCCCTCACCCCGCCACTCCACCTTGGCCCACGCTCTGCCGGCTCCCTGATCCTCTTGCTTCTGGGGCATATGCAAGTAATAGTACAGCATATCCCCATCCTTGCTCATGCTGTTCTTTCCATCCAAAACACCCTTCCCAGGCATattctttgacccagcaattctacttctaggaatctTGTCTACAGAAGCGCTTGCTCACACAGAAAGCTGTGTGTGGAGGATGATGTTCTCTGCAGTCCTGCTTATATCACAAATAGTTTAAACATGGGAACAACCTAGTGTTCATTAAAAAGGGACTGGATGATTAATGGTGTAGGCATACTTTGGCACAGTGTGCCACCATTAAAAAGAGTTCTATATGCTGATGTGCAATGATGCCCAcaatgttgtgttttttttttttttttttttttttgagatggagtctcgctctgttgcccaggctggagtccagtggcgcaatctcggctcaccacaagctctgcctcccgggttcacgccattctcctgcctcagcctccggagtagctgggactacaggctcccgccaccacacccagctaatttttttgcatttttagtagagacggggtttcaccgtgttagccaggatggtctcgatctcctgacctcgtgatccgcccgccttggcctcccaaagtgctgggattacaggcgtgagccatcgtgcccggctgtTGCCCACAATGTATTTTTAAGGATACAGAATAAGCTTccacttttgttttaaatattatgtcCTTATCTACAAAGATATATGAACAAGGATGTACCCAACAGTGGCCCTCTCTAGGGGCTGCATACCCAGCGTATGCAGATCTTTTATATTCAGAATGAATAACACATGTCCCCTCTATCTCCACTTCCTCATTCGACGAGCATTTACCAAGTGCTAACCATGTGTATACTTTGGCTGGGCACTGGAGGTCTGGGGCCAGCTTCGTGGCTCCTGCCCTTATGGGGCCTGCACACTTACAGAGGGTTCAGACCTTACTTGGCCAAATACTCACAGAAATCAAGGTGGCATGAGCGGCTGAGGGAGCTCCCAGGAAGGAAGGGACCATGAGGGTTCAGACCTTACTTGGCCAAATACTCACAGAAATCAAGGTGGCATGAGCGGCTGAGGGAGCTCCCAGGAAGGAAGGGACCAGGATTTACAAGGGTGAAGCACCTGAGCCCCTCCCTCTCTAAAGCTTTTTCTGACTCTGCAGATGGAAATGATTTTCCCACTTTGAGTCACCCAAGCCCTGGATCAGTCTGCCCCTtagcatgttttcttttcttttttctttctttctttttttttttttttgagacagag
This window of the Gorilla gorilla gorilla isolate KB3781 chromosome 21, NHGRI_mGorGor1-v2.1_pri, whole genome shotgun sequence genome carries:
- the DUSP15 gene encoding dual specificity protein phosphatase 15 isoform X2, producing MLSRLDIFLKVLVLPGLYLGNFIDAKDLDQLGRNKITHIISIHESPQPLLQDITYLRIPVADTPEVPIKKHFKECINFIHCCRLNGGNCLVHWLLMWENPGDALDRGNSMAKAWSFAGISRSTTIVTAYVMTVTGLGWRDVLEAIKATRPIANPNPGFRQQLEEFGWASSRKLRRQLEERFGESPFRDEEELRALLPLCKRCRQGSATSASSAGPHSAASEGTLQRLVPRTPREAHRPLPLLARVKQTFSCLPRCLSRKGGK
- the DUSP15 gene encoding dual specificity protein phosphatase 15 isoform X3, with protein sequence MGNGMTKVLPGLYLGNFIDAKDLDQLGRNKITHIISIHESPQPLLQDITYLRIPVADTPEVPIKKHFKECINFIHCCRLNGGNCLVHWLLMWENPGDALDRGNSMAKAWSFAGISRSTTIVTAYVMTVTGLGWRDVLEAIKATRPIANPNPGFRQQLEEFGWASSRKLRRQLEERFGESPFRDEEELRALLPLCKRCRQGSATSASSAGPHSAASEGTLQRLVPRTPREAHRPLPLLARVKQTFSCLPRCLSRKGGK
- the DUSP15 gene encoding dual specificity protein phosphatase 15 isoform X7, whose translation is MLSRLDIFLKVLVLPGLYLGNFIDAKDLDQLGRNKITHIISIHESPQPLLQDITYLRIPVADTPEVPIKKHFKECINFIHCCRLNGGNCLVHCTTIVTAYVMTVTGLGWRDVLEAIKATRPIANPNPGFRQQLEEFGWASSRKLRRQLEERFGESPFRDEEELRALLPLCKRCRQGSATSASSAGPHSAASEGTLQRLVPRTPREAHRPLPLLARVKQTFSCLPRCLSRKGGK
- the DUSP15 gene encoding dual specificity protein phosphatase 15 isoform X4, translated to MLSRLDIFLKVLVLPGLYLGNFIDAKDLDQLGRNKITHIISIHESPQPLLQDITYLRIPVADTPEVPIKKHFKECINFIHCCRLNGGNCLVHWLLMWENPGDALDRGNSMAKAWSTTIVTAYVMTVTGLGWRDVLEAIKATRPIANPNPGFRQQLEEFGWASSRKLRRQLEERFGESPFRDEEELRALLPLCKRCRQGSATSASSAGPHSAASEGTLQRLVPRTPREAHRPLPLLARVKQTFSCLPRCLSRKGGK
- the DUSP15 gene encoding dual specificity protein phosphatase 15 isoform X8, with the translated sequence MTEGVLPGLYLGNFIDAKDLDQLGRNKITHIISIHESPQPLLQDITYLRIPVADTPEVPIKKHFKECINFIHCCRLNGGNCLVHCFAGISRSTTIVTAYVMTVTGLGWRDVLEAIKATRPIANPNPGFRQQLEEFGWASSRKLRRQLEERFGESPFRDEEELRALLPLCKRCRQGSATSASSAGPHSAASEGTLQRLVPRTPREAHRPLPLLARVKQTFSCLPRCLSRKGGK
- the DUSP15 gene encoding dual specificity protein phosphatase 15 isoform X5, giving the protein MLSRLDIFLKVLVLPGLYLGNFIDAKDLDQLGRNKITHIISIHESPQPLLQDITYLRIPVADTPEVPIKKHFKECINFIHCCRLNGGNCLVHCFAGISRSTTIVTAYVMTVTGLGWRDVLEAIKATRPIANPNPGFRQQLEEFGWASSRKLRRQLEERFGESPFRDEEELRALLPLCKRCRQGSATSASSAGPHSAASEGTLQRLVPRTPREAHRPLPLLARVKQTFSCLPRCLSRKGGK
- the DUSP15 gene encoding dual specificity protein phosphatase 15 isoform X6, producing MGNGMTKVLPGLYLGNFIDAKDLDQLGRNKITHIISIHESPQPLLQDITYLRIPVADTPEVPIKKHFKECINFIHCCRLNGGNCLVHCFAGISRSTTIVTAYVMTVTGLGWRDVLEAIKATRPIANPNPGFRQQLEEFGWASSRKLRRQLEERFGESPFRDEEELRALLPLCKRCRQGSATSASSAGPHSAASEGTLQRLVPRTPREAHRPLPLLARVKQTFSCLPRCLSRKGGK
- the DUSP15 gene encoding dual specificity protein phosphatase 15 isoform X10, with protein sequence MTVTGLGWRDVLEAIKATRPIANPNPGFRQQLEEFGWASSRKLRRQLEERFGESPFRDEEELRALLPLCKRCRQGSATSASSAGPHSAASEGTLQRLVPRTPREAHRPLPLLARVKQTFSCLPRCLSRKGGK
- the DUSP15 gene encoding dual specificity protein phosphatase 15 isoform X9, giving the protein MWENPGDALDRGNSMAKAWSFAGISRSTTIVTAYVMTVTGLGWRDVLEAIKATRPIANPNPGFRQQLEEFGWASSRKLRRQLEERFGESPFRDEEELRALLPLCKRCRQGSATSASSAGPHSAASEGTLQRLVPRTPREAHRPLPLLARVKQTFSCLPRCLSRKGGK